A region from the Anoplolepis gracilipes chromosome 2, ASM4749672v1, whole genome shotgun sequence genome encodes:
- the Dzip1 gene encoding uncharacterized protein Dzip1: MTFRCECVWNTYTQQRHIVHKAGTNWCHDFPKLARESGFYFNMHGSRVRVDWNRISAIDIDRLIRERDFLTIDENINNVVDYSLESEYDVKILDSNFVKLFRLAQLSVEYLLYCKQYLDHSVVILKDELRQKIERNVNMKKEIATLEDTIKSLKDKSKEKRKLIEANIGEISNGEIFKCPHCPKTFVRAIFVNAHIARKHSYISDMSVVTSPVHEHYRVETEKLHNEIKTLKERLNQTERVIRNESDKLLDNAQDYTRNTSKNEYDISNLDRFQEQRRFQEDIGSLKSMLFNEIRALREKDHIVNESILETNVKTLISQQEKEIDSLRNQLLERLTPGMESMQIKLQTQENYWKGKIEDMEAQHNRDIERLTTELKTTQQVADRIKSEYASKVHDLEKQSLDQSNMLVEQRKQLNNLSREISNSQTQINNSYRTREKDIVEEFHKSPPLKPKRDSNYNDAETDRKSIGHAEIIIEDVGSESSQEDKNKSLSIAAQNKYVPNKNDSIKNKEQKFVTDFSKTAKHAVKSNLKNTERAEVVRKLKNKTKHDTLNDVNKIIECTSKSCTTKQNIPVNLNTKYLDITNIEKERTLHSNMRNDKKSEFLEKHSASSMTESEVSSLISESRSDSESVTTDNDITVKKYETFIVKSPDTRKMLIQEDAQSMLDNRLRELGIDPEWQGIPTATFKQKMEIIKHQQNINAKKLVRYNQIKQKILEAVLQRISTNRKESKCSAPVKNSPLNKPVTQVKSKAWKAFSNHKDNDEYISIQKTENTTPSKLYLKQKIELLPKKYKDDEMYENVREESNRNEAEVYTSPKVTSAYPKLIRNVSSASSIESREDIKQISPTKITVSDTNVRKISSPIGRKQVAPKLSGNNDSDSTIMLQDDSILSPRNNKSVLKPMSGSVGNLVKKKVLFDLDDRKEDTVAPETDQRKIQMSNNDWNISSFPERRDYGLQKEKSMSTSNIVLKTSQSDKIAEISKKIQEQLSIARKPPAGSVETIFRSNMNLQDLASYNAENDLLKSISLTSSISNTPVRNITSPRMKDSIFPQPAPRTLKDKDLNIAQHENELKYSDLDSDIDEILQLG; this comes from the exons ATGACTTTTCGTTGCGAATGCGTGTggaatacatatacacaacaAAGACACATCGTTCACAA AGCTGGCACCAATTGGTGTCACGATTTTCCAAAACTGGCCAGGGAATCaggattttactttaatatgcATGGATCTAGAGTACGAGTCGATTGGAATCGCATAA gtgCCATAGACATAGATAGGCTCATACGCGAGAGAGATTTCTTAACTATCGacgaaaacattaataatgtaGTAGATTATTCTTTGGAAAGCGAATATGACGTCAAGATCTTAGAttctaattttgttaaattattcagACTTGCACAGCTATCAGTAGAGTATTTGTTATATTGTAAACAGTATTTAGATCATAGTGTAGTAATCTTGAAAGATGAATTAAGACAGAAAATAGAACGAAatgttaatatgaaaaaagaaattgctaCTTTGGAAGATACTATAAAGAGTTTGAAGGATAAATCAAAGGAAAAacgtaaattaattgaagcCAACATTGGTGAAATTTCCAATGGAGAAATTTTCAAG tgcCCGCATTGCCCAAAAACATTTGTACGTGCTATATTTGTAAATGCTCATATAGCGCGCAAACATTCATATATCTCAGATATGAGTGTAGTCACTTCACCTGTGCATGAACATTATCGAGTAGAAACGGAAAAATTAcacaatgaaataaaaacattgaaGGAAAGACTCAATCAAACTGAAAGAGTAATAAGAAATGAATCTGATAAATTGCTGGATAATGCACAGGACTACACTAGAAATACAAGTAAAAATGAATATGATATCAGCAATTTAGATAGGTTTCAAGAGCAAAGAAGATTTCAAGAAGATATAGGAAGTTTGAAAAGCATGCTGTTTAATGAGATACGT gcACTAAGAGAAAAAGATCATATAGTAAATGAGAGTATCTTGGAGACAAATGTAAAAACTTTGATCAGCcaacaagaaaaagagattgatAGTTTAAGAAATCAACTTCTTGAAAGA ttgACTCCAGGCATGGAAAGTATGCAAATAAAACTACAAactcaagaaaattattggaaAGGCAAAATAGAAGATATGGAAGCTCAACATAATCGGGATATTGAAAGATTAACCACAGAATTGAAAACAACGCAGCAAGTAGCTGATCGTATAAAGTCTGAATATGCATCCAAGGTACATGATTTGGAAAAACAATCTTTGGATCAATCCAATATGTTGGTGGAACAAAGGaagcaattaaataatttgtcgcGTGAGATTAGTAATTCACAAACACAGATCAATAATAGCTATAGAACTAGAGAAAAAGACATAGTAGAAGAATTCCATAAATCTCCTCCATTAAAACCAAAACGCGATAGCAATTATAATGATGCCGAAACTGATCGCAAGAGTATTGGACATGCTGAGATAATCATTGAAGATGTCGGTAGTGAATCTAGTCaggaagataaaaataaatcattgtcAATCGCAGCACAAAACAAGTACGTACCcaataaaaatgattctataaaaaataaagaacagaAGTTTGTCACTGATTTTAGTAAAACTGCGAAACATGCTGTAAAGTCCaatctgaaaaatacagaaagaGCAGAAGTggttagaaaattaaaaaataaaacaaagcaTGATACATTGaatgatgtaaataaaataattgagtgTACAAGTAAGAGCTGCACTACCAAACAAAACATTCCTGTTAATCTAAATACAAAGTACCtagatattacaaatattgaaaaagaaagaacatTACATTCCAATAtgagaaatgataaaaaatctgAGTTTTTGGAAAAGCATAGTGCAAGTTCTATGACAGAGTCTGAAGTTTCGTCATTGATATCAGAATCGAGATCAGATAGTGAGAGTGTTACAACAGACAATGATATTAcagtgaaaaaatatgaaacatttataGTTAAGTCTCCCGATACTAGGAAGATGTTAATACAAGAAGATGCACAAAGTATGTTGGATAATCGGTTGAGAGAGTTAGGAATTGACCCAGAATGGCAGGGAATACCTACAGCAACGTTTAAGCAAAAAATGGAGATTATAAAGCATCagcaaaatattaatgcaaagAAGCTAGTTCGATATAATCaaatcaaacaaaaaatacttGAAGCCGTTCTTCAGAGAATATCGACAAATCGTAAAGAATCAAAATGTTCTGCGCCTGTGAAAAATTCTCCATTAAATAAACCAGTTACTCAAGTTAAATCAAAGGCTTGGAAAGCATTCAGCAATCACAAAGACAATG atgaatatatatctattcagAAAACAGAAAACACAACGCCTTCGAAATTGTATCTGAAACAGAAGATTGAGCTTCttcctaaaaaatataaagatgacGAGATGTATGAGAATGTGCGCGAAGAATCAAACAGAAATGAAGCAGAAGTTTATACCAGTCCAAAAGTGACTTCGGCGTATCCAAAATTAATTCGAAATGTTTCTTCTGCAAGTTCGATTGAATCTCGAGaggatataaaacaaatttcacCTACAAAAATAACTGTATCTGATACTAATGTTCGTAAAATAAGTTCTCCAATCGGCAGAAAACAAGTAGCGCCGAAGCTTTCGGGAAATAATGATTCAGATAGTACAATTATGCTACAAGATGATTCAATTCTATCTCCAAGAAACAATAAAAGTGTCCTAAAACCGATGAGTGGTTCAGTTGGTAATttggtaaagaaaaaagttttattcgaTTTAGATGATAGAAAAGAGGATACAGTAGCGCCAGAAACCGATCAAAGAAAGATCCAAATGAGCAATAATGATTGGAATATCTCGAG ttttCCCGAGAGGAGAGATTATGGTTTGCAGAAAGAGAAATCTATGAGCACGAGCAATATCGTTTTAAAAACTTCACAAAGTGATAAAATCGCGgaaatatcaaaaaagatACAAGAACAG ttgAGTATTGCAAGAAAGCCACCTGCAGGATCGGTTGAAACCATCTTTCGATCCAACATGAATTTACAGGATCTAGCAAGTTATAATGCagaaaatgatttattgaAATCAATCAGTCTCACGAGCTCGATCTCGAACACTCCCGTGCGAAATATTACGAGTCCAAGGATGAAAGACAGCATATTTCCACAACCTGCCCCGCGAACTCTGAAAGATAAAGATCTTAATATTGCCCAACATGAAAATGAATTGAAATATTCCGATTTAGATTCGGatatagatgaaatattaCAGCTGGGATAA
- the LOC140676289 gene encoding LOW QUALITY PROTEIN: uncharacterized protein (The sequence of the model RefSeq protein was modified relative to this genomic sequence to represent the inferred CDS: substituted 1 base at 1 genomic stop codon): MYKDNLEDRNVPCKKLQDTSAKNSLRISSTASILSVLFVSFYXFINFNSNELRYFASFTKACLSESYECKSVSVREQKQRIIDSDWGGYALDLNLWEDSRSPVIQIRPKEISFDNKECCGILSDRLIGTGLSFLTRSPENGLYILGKCVLKNKNLTDVTMLQYHRYLQYINIAYNDISNLSFLGSLPYLMYLNASHNNIKCLPNFAPPWYLTYVNLSYNHMTYIGDLKNCWSIVKLNLSHNTIENISGLENLKHLQYLNLSYNLIECIKNLDGLNIRELNLEGNCITSFKSDIPGRGINTLPHLQTIILGYNRLSTLEFFKDAYNLRYIDLKFNKVSDLLEILNLKGTINEIDLTGNTCTKWPNYRNMLISSVPSIKFIDGVEVFTTEKVTSAMLFASPLDLIAARKVAKLILLEQLNISKINDHVQPYDEITPPLMILTGPSALKKMTLALHLARTIPDKIKYCRWHTTKEICEDDDEYNAYIFVSREDFNDLARHGEFLVVLDLLGESYGFHTNQISPLISENKIGLTQMNLCAVTEISKRYPNVKPILVLTQSMDLHREWIQEKFDIYTWIKDSVENLLGVKIGKHREVKEVETASCKLNFIKEILDEIMYRLEFPSYSISVRPQNEATTTDIILQSKTMLPKVVIQRSELVAQKKERIALTKTENKDNQLLLKEKDETKELKVLLDEESNIIIDDKKTKHDKHKSRMLHRRNILIKNTLIDNNDLSESSEEETEIRPEKTIHEKAKVLKNTYVELVLKTRKLYLDYHESHPGFFTLVLLMDDYVEAFNSLSDFIHESYTSKPYKKPIFLSEMEHFRQIAIPIELENIVNEIRGNLSTSKLQHRAILKMQKNM, from the exons atgtataaagataatttgGAGGATAGAAATGTTccgtgtaaaaaattacaagatacCTCTGCCAAAAACTCTCTGCGAATATCGTCAACTGCTTCAATTCTAAGTGTATTATTCGTaagcttttattaatttataaactttaattcaAATGAATTGAGATATTTTGCATCCTTTACAAAGGCCTGTTTGTCAGAATCGTACGAATGCAAATCCGTCTCTGTTCGTGAGCAAAAACAGCGAATTATTGATAGCGATTGGGGAGGATACGCCttggatttaaatttatggGAAGACAGCAGATCGCCCGTGATACAAATAAGACCAAAGGAGATATCGTTCGATAATAAAGAATGCTGCGGTATTTTGTCCGACAGATTAATAGGCACcggtttatcttttttaacaaGATCACCCGAGAATGGTCTTTATATTCTCGGTAAATGTGTCTTGAAGAACAAg AATCTGACAGACGTCACTATGTTGCAGTATCATCGATATTTGCAATACATTAATATCGcttataatgatatatcgAATTTATCATTCCTGGGCAGCCTTCCGTATCTAATGTATCTAAACGCATCgcacaataatattaagtGTTTGCCAAATTTCGCACCCCCTTGGTATCTTACCTACGTAAATTTATCTTACAATCACATGACTTATATAGGCGACTTGAAAAATTGTTGGAGTAtcgtcaaattaaatttatctcacAATACTATAGAGAACATCTCTggtttagaaaatttaaa ACacttgcaatatttaaatttgtcttACAACCTTATcgaatgcataaaaaatttggaCGGCCTGAATATACgggaattaaatttagaagGCAATTGCATAACGTCATTTAAATCTGATATACCTGGTCGTGGCATAAACACGTTGCCTCATTTACAAACAATAATTCTGGGATACAATAGATTATCAACTTTggaatttttcaaa GATGCGTACAATTTACGTTACATagatctaaaatttaataaagtctCCGACCTGTTGGAAATACTGAATCTGAAGGGTACGATAAATGAGATAGATTTGACAGGTAACACCTGCACAAAATGGCctaattatcgaaatatgcTGATATCCTCTGTACCCAgcattaaatttatcgatGGTGTTGAAGTATTTACGACGGAAAAG GTAACATCAGCCATGCTATTCGCATCGCCGTTGGATTTAATAGCTGCCCGTAAAgtagcaaaattaatattactggAGCAGTTAAATATCAGCAAGATAAATGACCATGTGCAACCTTACGACGAAATCACTCCTCCTCTAATGATACTAACAGGACCATCGGCGCTGAAGAAAATGACACTTGCCTTGCATCTGGCTCGAACAATTCctgataaa ATAAAATATTGTCGTTGGCATACTACAAAAGAAATATGCGAAGACGATGACGAGTATAATGCTTACATTTTTGTAAGCCGGGAAGATTTTAATGACCTGGCACGACATGGTGAATTTTTGGTTGTCTTAGACCTGTTGGGTGAAAGTTATGGATTCC atACGAATCAAATCAGTCCGTTGATATCTGAAAACAAAATCGGACTTACACAAATGAATCTGTGTGCAGTTACGGAAATCTCTAAACGATATCCGAACGTCAAGCCAATCTTGGTGCTCACACAGAGTATGGATCTTCACAGAGAATGGATACAGGAGAAATTTGACATTTACACATGGATCAAAGATAGTGTGGAAAATTTATTAGGCGTTAAAATAGGTAAACATCGAGAAGTTAAGGAAGTAGAAACTGCtagttgtaaattaaatttcatcaaGGAAATTTTGGACGAG ATAATGTATCGTCTAGAATTCCCAAGTTACAGTATCAGTGTAAGACCACAAAATGAGGCAACAACGActgatataatattgcaaagtaAAACGATGTTACCGAAAGTCGTAATACAAAGGAGCGAACTAGTGGCACAAAAGAAAGAACGCATTGCACTCACGAAAACGGAAAATAAAGACAATCAATTGCTGCTTAAAGAAAAGGATGAgacaaaagaattaaaa GTACTACTAGATGAGGAATCAAACATTATCATCGATGATAAAAAGACAAAACATGATAAGCATAAGTCAAGGATGTTGCACcgtcgaaatatattaataaaaaacacacttattgataataatgatcTTAGCGAATCTTCCGAAGAAGAAACAGAGATA CGTCCAGAAAAGACAATTCATGAAAAagcaaaagtattaaaaaatacatacgtcGAACTTGTTCTAAAAACTAGAAAATTATACTTAGATTATCACGAAAGTCATCCTGGCTTTTTTACTTTGGTG TTACTTATGGATGATTATGTAGAAGCCTTTAATTCCTTAAGTGACTTCATTCATGAATCATATACAAGTAAACCTTATAAGAAACCAATCTTTTTGTCAGAGATGGAACATTTTAGACAGATAGCAATTCCCATCGAGCTTGAAAATATCGTTAATGAAATTAGAGG AAATTTGTCAACATCAAAACTGCAACACAGagcgatattaaaaatgcaaaaaaatatgtaa
- the LOC140676582 gene encoding uncharacterized protein isoform X1 — MSEIDAKVNMSLDEIIKMEKKEKKKKNAANGKTGGPKRNRGPVRSRTGFRGRGARIKRGNVGIIAKKQQQQQQIWQRNANNTNNIRGNFVAKNRFKRNLGNLARSRSNLSLNQKTNARGAFNVRRNRNNRFSGLTRSRSRTNLTFNQGGFFTNNKSPLKRTSSLPNLRDPNSVHNRLGYQSPAQIAYRNRVKRAKQLLLQRQNQRLNLQNQFRLAQTGQKPLLSMQPRTLGRQQILTSQRRFTTGGLRSDQIARAQRRAQYEQKLMRMNSARLTPTPNVNFMCTLGNEYTPSAIRQRPLTFTQSRPTATIGNMRQLPRGRSPYRQSVQGVNMVGRAPLFGRQRSRSRSRSRSGTHNTTTSDSSGDVDDRSFSEVMYSLSGNLGVTGRTLNDRFSF; from the exons ATGTCAGAGATTGACGCAAAAGTGAATATGTCGCTCG ATGAAATCATAAAGATggagaaaaaggagaaaaagaaaaagaacgcGGCGAATGGAAAAACCGGCGGTCCTAAACGCAACCGCGGTCCTGTAAGAAGTCGAACTGGATTTAGAGGAAGAGGTGCAAGAATCAAACGGGGCAATGTCGGGATCATCGCGAAgaaacagcagcagcagcaacagatCTGGCAGCGCAATGCAAATAACACGAATAATATTCGTGGTAATTTCGTGGCAAAGAATCGCTTTAAGAGGAATCTCGGCAATCTCGCAAGATCGCGCAGTAATTTGAGTTTGAATCAGAAAACGAACGCGAGAGGTGCGTTCAACGTGCGCCGTAACAGAAACAATAGATTTTCCGGGCTGACTCGGAGCAGAAGTCGCACTAACTTGACGTTCAATCAGGGCGGCTTCTTCACGAATAATAAGAGCCCGTTAAAGAGAACGAGCAGCTTGCCCAATCTGCGAGATCCAAATTCTGTTCACAATCGCCTAGGATATCAAAGTCCTGCTCAGATCGCCTATCGAAATCGTGTGAAACGTGCGAAGCAGTTGCTGCTACAGAGACAGAATCAAAGGCTGAACTTACAGAATCAATTCAGA CTGGCGCAGACAGGACAAAAGCCTCTACTTTCTATGCAGCCAAGAACTTTGGGAAGACAACAGATATTGACGTCACAGCGTCGTTTCACAACCGGTGGACTGCGATCCGATCAAATCGCTCGTGCGCAGAGACGGGCACAATATGAACAAAAATTGATGAGAAtgaa ctCTGCCCGACTGACTCCTACTCCAAATGTCAACTTCATGTGCACACTGGGAAACGAGTACACACCTTCCGCCATACGTCAACGACCACTCACTTTCACCCAAAGTCGACCTACTGCGACCATTGGTAACATGCGACAACTGCCTAGAGGACGATCGCCATACAGACAAAGCGTACAGGGTGTAAATATG GTTGGTCGAGCACCGTTATTCGGTCGACAACGCTCGAGATCGAGATCACGATCACGTTCGGGCACGCACAACACGACCACATCCGATTCTAGTGGAGACGTCGATGATCGCAGTTTCAGCGAAGTTATGTACAGCCTATCAGGAAATCTCGGCGTTACAGGGCGAACTCTTAATGATCGGTTTAGCTTTTAA
- the LOC140676582 gene encoding uncharacterized protein isoform X2, whose protein sequence is MEKKEKKKKNAANGKTGGPKRNRGPVRSRTGFRGRGARIKRGNVGIIAKKQQQQQQIWQRNANNTNNIRGNFVAKNRFKRNLGNLARSRSNLSLNQKTNARGAFNVRRNRNNRFSGLTRSRSRTNLTFNQGGFFTNNKSPLKRTSSLPNLRDPNSVHNRLGYQSPAQIAYRNRVKRAKQLLLQRQNQRLNLQNQFRLAQTGQKPLLSMQPRTLGRQQILTSQRRFTTGGLRSDQIARAQRRAQYEQKLMRMNSARLTPTPNVNFMCTLGNEYTPSAIRQRPLTFTQSRPTATIGNMRQLPRGRSPYRQSVQGVNMVGRAPLFGRQRSRSRSRSRSGTHNTTTSDSSGDVDDRSFSEVMYSLSGNLGVTGRTLNDRFSF, encoded by the exons ATggagaaaaaggagaaaaagaaaaagaacgcGGCGAATGGAAAAACCGGCGGTCCTAAACGCAACCGCGGTCCTGTAAGAAGTCGAACTGGATTTAGAGGAAGAGGTGCAAGAATCAAACGGGGCAATGTCGGGATCATCGCGAAgaaacagcagcagcagcaacagatCTGGCAGCGCAATGCAAATAACACGAATAATATTCGTGGTAATTTCGTGGCAAAGAATCGCTTTAAGAGGAATCTCGGCAATCTCGCAAGATCGCGCAGTAATTTGAGTTTGAATCAGAAAACGAACGCGAGAGGTGCGTTCAACGTGCGCCGTAACAGAAACAATAGATTTTCCGGGCTGACTCGGAGCAGAAGTCGCACTAACTTGACGTTCAATCAGGGCGGCTTCTTCACGAATAATAAGAGCCCGTTAAAGAGAACGAGCAGCTTGCCCAATCTGCGAGATCCAAATTCTGTTCACAATCGCCTAGGATATCAAAGTCCTGCTCAGATCGCCTATCGAAATCGTGTGAAACGTGCGAAGCAGTTGCTGCTACAGAGACAGAATCAAAGGCTGAACTTACAGAATCAATTCAGA CTGGCGCAGACAGGACAAAAGCCTCTACTTTCTATGCAGCCAAGAACTTTGGGAAGACAACAGATATTGACGTCACAGCGTCGTTTCACAACCGGTGGACTGCGATCCGATCAAATCGCTCGTGCGCAGAGACGGGCACAATATGAACAAAAATTGATGAGAAtgaa ctCTGCCCGACTGACTCCTACTCCAAATGTCAACTTCATGTGCACACTGGGAAACGAGTACACACCTTCCGCCATACGTCAACGACCACTCACTTTCACCCAAAGTCGACCTACTGCGACCATTGGTAACATGCGACAACTGCCTAGAGGACGATCGCCATACAGACAAAGCGTACAGGGTGTAAATATG GTTGGTCGAGCACCGTTATTCGGTCGACAACGCTCGAGATCGAGATCACGATCACGTTCGGGCACGCACAACACGACCACATCCGATTCTAGTGGAGACGTCGATGATCGCAGTTTCAGCGAAGTTATGTACAGCCTATCAGGAAATCTCGGCGTTACAGGGCGAACTCTTAATGATCGGTTTAGCTTTTAA